A genomic window from Montipora capricornis isolate CH-2021 chromosome 8, ASM3666992v2, whole genome shotgun sequence includes:
- the LOC138059110 gene encoding uncharacterized protein isoform X2, with amino-acid sequence MATPGPLASSKEKTNGAKLSRLIIDGGTTVLRNVFDTHHPPANLAADLNACYSILTNLSRRRILNGHQWDKLFPVGGASPDSNTFDITLLFLLLTNICGLTPPHTGWHCKPPPSDTSREANLARIKFFRNQLYGHITTTGVDELMFNALWQEISAVLVSLGLSQAEIDRLKAERCGEEDYLNALRDWAESEADLKTQLNEVRQLQNTVQESVKENKSILKDLRIQQSTTQETVEKVYSRLENLQISQNTTQEGVKDSSSRFHDIHQVVTETCHAKHNTNQEDNILKKLAKVDTQRDVRDYTKRYLEGTRESLFAKISTWLDDASSPNRVLVLSGNAGMGKSVIAAEMCKRMHEAGRLAGSHFCHHDRARHRNPKVMMQSLACHLSCYLPEYKRALVEQLSGNLGVEINDMEVSDLFDLLFSEPLNKVADPGRTSLVVIDAVDESEYQGRNDLLDVIANLFKSLPLWLRFLVTTRPEVNIWNSLKDLQPLLLEPKDEENLKVIRFYFEHSLSDLLEFERREVVLDYLVQKSEGVFLCAKFLVDFIRAKCSTLLTLEQLDKTLPAGIACVYQSYFQRLEQAMCKEVNITEEQFLCFLGAIAAAREPLPLGFVPKLLCTNMSSSIVVRKASKAIAIVSSLLPVHEDRIHVFHKSVKDWLTDKSRYGQHCFSVEEMEGHKILSTLCSNEFDELKSSCIGNLQSFTDTSRYALEHGVQHMLQLDQDMKSCSLEQRAGKYVSDLELLYAKLCVNLPGATEDIVGVMKQGGLKTISAECCDTLSSLLFLLKKHRVTLQEYPFTIFQCSLNEGSSKLSSDSFQLLETKYSDKPHMELLKKNHAQRGIQARFGCGSQVACLDVSPSLEYMVCECRDGSIQFWSLASGNLKWKRYVKPKQYHDYVVGPFRIIVTSRELVGFYRSVVFHPIKDVILPGVLNTAYSFNGDLKPLFPTSKCSFSVCSICGDEMLTDCPDDAKCLMMWNLNDGREIDRVYREKDIFSFAMSQDGKLVAMSHSPGSICLVERENGFSTLAEVPLMRGFGMISFSPDSRFLLCSSGFFSLRQIFRLSMTDGPELLCLIRPEGPWRNSFELEPHRIGGFLLGDPPSIVPGFYYDVVLNSKSLLRNHMREGYIELVYRNAPTKSTDFGLVRCLRLSLTGESVYALFWVGRSRWRILAWDVLNGELKGQKDFESDNVYDFVTLKECIFISTNTTLEVWNLDLSVCTRRWRFAADTIFPISDDQVACITHKTRQGIILNTVGGDNVVTFIFPPGRLIACYGDLQLFASPGMDEEFIEMRQLGKTEPLWRALQGARLSRLKGSFSPKGQFIAVFVMPNTYILDACSGNVRLQFGDFTTCDCEFVGDEECIFVKSVQPIGGRLELFNVRSGDLLGVMDVESNVSYGPCPLATSPRLGLIAICSRAQLNLEIIKVKHPREETLITETERLELQE; translated from the exons GTCCCCTGGCCAGCTCTAAGGAGAAGACAAATGGGGCCAAGCTGAGTCGACTTATTATTGATGGTGGAACAACTGTACTGAGAAATGTTTTTGACACTCATCACCCTCCTGCAAACTTAGCAGCTGATCTTAATGCCTGTTATTCTATCCTTACCAACCTTTCACGCAGACGAATTCTCAATGGCCACCAGTGGGACAAGCTCTTTCCTGTTGGTGGAGCTTCCCCTGACTCCAACACGTTTGATATCACTCTGCTGTTCCTCCTTCTGACCAACATTTGTGGACTTACCCCTCCCCACACTGGATGGCATTGCAAGCCGCCCCCAAGTGACACTTCTCGTGAGGCAAACCTTGCTCGAATTAAGTTTTTTCGTAATCAGTTGTATGGGCACATCACAACCACTGGTGTCGATGAACTGATGTTCAATGCTCTGTGGCAGGAAATCAGTGCTGTTCTAGTGTCTCTTGGGTTAAGTCAGGCAGAGATTGATCGATTGAAGGCAGAGCGATGTGGAGAGGAGGATTATCTTAACGCATTACGAGACTGGGCAGAGAGTGAAGCGGATCTCAAGACTCAACTTAATGAGGTGCGTCAACTTCAGAACACAGTCCAAGAGAGTGTCAAGGAAAACAAATCCATCCTTAAAGACTTAAGAATCCAGCAGTCAACAACCCAAGAGACTGTTGAGAAAGTCTATTCCAGACTTGAAAACTTGCAAATTTCTCAGAACACAACCCAAGAAGGTGTCAAGGACAGCAGTTCCAGGTTTCACGACATACATCAAGTTGTTACGGAAACTTGTCACGCAAAACACAACACCAATCAGGAGGACAATATCCTTAAGAAACTTGCAAAGGTCGACACCCAACGTGATGTTAGAGATTATACAAAGAGATACTTAGAAGGAACCCGTGAGTCTTTGTTTGCTAAAATCAGCACCTGGTTGGATGATGCAAGTTCTCCAAATCGTGTCTTGGTGCTCAGCGGAAATGCAGGGATGGGGAAATCTGTCATCGCTGCTGAGATGTGTAAAAGAATGCACGAAGCTGGCAGATTGGCGGGAAGCCATTTTTGTCACCATGACAGAGCACGCCACAGGAACCCCAAGGTGATGATGCAGTCTTTAGCCTGTCACCTGTCATGCTATCTTCCAGAGTACAAGAGAGCCCTTGTGGAACAGTTATCTGGAAATCTGGGTGTAGAGATCAACGACATGGAAGTGAGCGATCTGTTTGATTTGCTTTTTTCAGAACCTCTGAACAAAGTAGCAGATCCAGGTCGTACATCTCTTGTGGTAATAGATGCTGTAGACGAAAGTGAATACCAAGGACGAAATGATCTTCTTGACGTGATTGCCAACTTGTTTAAGAGTTTACCACTTTGGCTTCGATTTTTGGTGACAACGCGACCCGAAGTTAACATTTGGAACAGCCTCAAAGATTTGCAACCACTGCTACTCGAGCCAAAAGATGAAGAGAACTTGAAGGTCATTCGTTTTTACTTTGAACATAGTCTAAGCGATTTACTGGAATTTGAAAGGCGGGAGGTGGTCTTAGATTATCTCGTGCAGAAGTCAGAGGGAGTCTTCCTGTGTGCCAAGTTTTTGGTAGATTTTATAAGGGCCAAGTGTTCAACTCTTCTCACCTTGGAACAACTGGACAAGACCCTTCCGGCGGGCATTGCGTGTGTTTACCAGTCATATTTCCAACGGCTCGAACAAGCTATGTGTAAGGAAGTAAACATAACTGAAGAGCAATTTCTGTGTTTCCTGGGTGCGATTGCAGCTGCCAGGGAACCACTGCCATTGGGTTTTGTTCCTAAATTGTTGTGCACGAACATGTCGTCCTCGATTGTTGTGCGAAAGGCGAGCAAAGCCATTGCCATTGTGTCATCACTTCTTCCTGTTCACGAAGACCGCATTCATGTCTTTCATAAATCAGTCAAGGACTGGTTGACAGACAAGTCACGCTACGGGCAGCACTGTTTCAGTGTGGAGGAAATGGAAGGCCATAAGATCCTTTCTACTCTTTGTTCTAACGAGTTTGACGAGTTAAAGAGCAGTTGTATTGGTAACTTACAATCCTTCACTGACACTTCAAGGTATGCCTTGGAACATGGTGTTCAGCACATGTTACAGTTAGACCAGGACATGAAATCTTGTAGCCTTGAACAAAGGGCCGGAAAATATGTGTCAGACCTAGAGCTTTTGTACGCAAAGCTTTGTGTGAACCTGCCAGGAGCCACGGAAGATATCGTTGGTGTAATGAAGCAGGGTGGTTTGAAGACGATATCTGCCGAGTGTTGTGACACCCTTTCTTCtttattgtttcttttaaaGAAGCACCGCGTAACCTTGCAGGAATATCCCTTTACTATTTTTCAGTGTTCGTTAAATGAGGGAAGTAGTAAGTTATCTTCTGACTCGTTTCAGCTTCTGGAGACCAAGTATTCCGATAAACCTCACATGGAGTTGTTAAAGAAAAATCACGCCCAAAGAGGTATTCAAGCTCGGTTTGGTTGTGGATCACAAGTGGCTTGTTTGGATGTGTCCCCTAGCTTAGAGTACATGGTGTGTGAATGTCGCGATGGAAGCATTCAGTTTTGGTCACTTGCTTCAGGTAACCTCAAATGGAAACGCTATGTCAAACCAAAACAGTATCATGATTACGTGGTTGGTCCATTTAGAATCATTGTAACTTCGCGTGAATTGGTTGGTTTTTATCGTTCTGTTGTATTTCATCCTATCAAGGATGTCATTTTGCCAGGAGTGCTAAACACTGCTTACTCCTTTAATGGAGACTTGAAGCCGCTTTTTCCTACCAGTAAGTGCAGTTTTTCTGTCTGTTCTATTTGCGGCGACGAGATGTTAACTGATTGTCCCGACGATGCAAAATGTCTTATGATGTGGAATCTAAACGATGGTAGGGAGATTGATCGTGTCTACAGagaaaaagacattttttcttttgcaatgtCCCAAGATGGAAAGCTCGTGGCAATGTCCCATTCACCGGGCTCTATTTGTTTAGTTGAGCGGGAAAATGGTTTTTCGACTCTAGCAGAGGTACCTTTAATGCGCGGTTTTGGAATGATTAGTTTTTCACCAGACAGTCGATTTCTTTTGTGTTCAAGTGGGTTCTTTTCGCTCCGCCAAATATTTCGTTTAAGCATGACTGACGGGCCCGAGCTACTCTGTTTGATTCGCCCTGAGGGTCCTTGGAGAAATTCATTTGAGTTAGAACCCCATAGAATCGGTGGCTTTTTGTTGGGCGATCCTCCGAGTATAGTTCCGGGCTTTTATTACGATGTAGTGCTTAACAGCAAATCTCTTTTAAGGAACCACATGCGTGAAGGTTACATTGAACTAGTTTATCGGAATGCACCAACGAAGAGCACAGACTTCGGACTTGTCAGATGTCTCCGACTTTCGTTAACCGGTGAGAGTGTTTATGCGCTATTTTGGGTTGGACGGAGCAGATGGCGAATTTTAGCTTGGGACGTTTTAAATGGGGAACTTAAAGGACAGAAAGATTTTGAGAGTGACAATGTCTATGATTTTGTAACTTTAAAAGAAtgcatttttatttcaactaaTACCACACTTGAAGTTTGGAACTTGGATTTGTCAGTCTGCACGCGACGATGGAGGTTTGCGGCAGATACTATCTTTCCTATTTCAGATGATCAGGTGGCATGCATAACACATAAAACGCGACAAGGGATCATTTTGAATACTGTTGGTGGAGATAATGTGGTAACATTTATATTTCCTCCTGGTAGGTTGATTGCTTGCTACGGGGACCTCCAGCTGTTTGCCTCGCCTGGAATGGATGAAGAGTTCATTGAAATGAGGCAATTGGGTAAAACCGAACCACTGTGGCGTGCACTCCAGGGTGCCCGTTTGTCACGTTTGAAGGGATCATTTTCCCCCAAGGGTCAATTTATTGCTGTTTTTGTCATGCCCAACACCTACATTCTCGATGCATGTTCAGGTAATGTGCGCCTccaatttggtgatttcaccaCTTGCGATTGTGAATTCGTCGGTGACGAGGAGTGTATTTTTGTGAAATCCGTTCAGCCAATTGGCGGACGCCTTGAGCTGTTCAACGTAAGGTCTGGAGATCTACTCGGTGTAATGGATGTCGAATCGAACGTTTCCTATGGGCCTTGTCCTTTAGCAACTAGTCCTAGATTGGGTCTCATTGCCATTTGTtcaagggcgcagctcaacttggaaattatcaaggtaaaacaCCCGAGAGAGGAGACACTCATTACGGAGACAGAAAG GTTGGAGCTTCAGGAGTGA
- the LOC138059110 gene encoding uncharacterized protein isoform X1: MATPGPLASSKEKTNGAKLSRLIIDGGTTVLRNVFDTHHPPANLAADLNACYSILTNLSRRRILNGHQWDKLFPVGGASPDSNTFDITLLFLLLTNICGLTPPHTGWHCKPPPSDTSREANLARIKFFRNQLYGHITTTGVDELMFNALWQEISAVLVSLGLSQAEIDRLKAERCGEEDYLNALRDWAESEADLKTQLNEVRQLQNTVQESVKENKSILKDLRIQQSTTQETVEKVYSRLENLQISQNTTQEGVKDSSSRFHDIHQVVTETCHAKHNTNQEDNILKKLAKVDTQRDVRDYTKRYLEGTRESLFAKISTWLDDASSPNRVLVLSGNAGMGKSVIAAEMCKRMHEAGRLAGSHFCHHDRARHRNPKVMMQSLACHLSCYLPEYKRALVEQLSGNLGVEINDMEVSDLFDLLFSEPLNKVADPGRTSLVVIDAVDESEYQGRNDLLDVIANLFKSLPLWLRFLVTTRPEVNIWNSLKDLQPLLLEPKDEENLKVIRFYFEHSLSDLLEFERREVVLDYLVQKSEGVFLCAKFLVDFIRAKCSTLLTLEQLDKTLPAGIACVYQSYFQRLEQAMCKEVNITEEQFLCFLGAIAAAREPLPLGFVPKLLCTNMSSSIVVRKASKAIAIVSSLLPVHEDRIHVFHKSVKDWLTDKSRYGQHCFSVEEMEGHKILSTLCSNEFDELKSSCIGNLQSFTDTSRYALEHGVQHMLQLDQDMKSCSLEQRAGKYVSDLELLYAKLCVNLPGATEDIVGVMKQGGLKTISAECCDTLSSLLFLLKKHRVTLQEYPFTIFQCSLNEGSSKLSSDSFQLLETKYSDKPHMELLKKNHAQRGIQARFGCGSQVACLDVSPSLEYMVCECRDGSIQFWSLASGNLKWKRYVKPKQYHDYVVGPFRIIVTSRELVGFYRSVVFHPIKDVILPGVLNTAYSFNGDLKPLFPTSKCSFSVCSICGDEMLTDCPDDAKCLMMWNLNDGREIDRVYREKDIFSFAMSQDGKLVAMSHSPGSICLVERENGFSTLAEVPLMRGFGMISFSPDSRFLLCSSGFFSLRQIFRLSMTDGPELLCLIRPEGPWRNSFELEPHRIGGFLLGDPPSIVPGFYYDVVLNSKSLLRNHMREGYIELVYRNAPTKSTDFGLVRCLRLSLTGESVYALFWVGRSRWRILAWDVLNGELKGQKDFESDNVYDFVTLKECIFISTNTTLEVWNLDLSVCTRRWRFAADTIFPISDDQVACITHKTRQGIILNTVGGDNVVTFIFPPGRLIACYGDLQLFASPGMDEEFIEMRQLGKTEPLWRALQGARLSRLKGSFSPKGQFIAVFVMPNTYILDACSGNVRLQFGDFTTCDCEFVGDEECIFVKSVQPIGGRLELFNVRSGDLLGVMDVESNVSYGPCPLATSPRLGLIAICSRAQLNLEIIKVKHPREETLITETERLELQE; this comes from the exons ATGGCCACACCAGGTCCCCTGGCCAGCTCTAAGGAGAAGACAAATGGGGCCAAGCTGAGTCGACTTATTATTGATGGTGGAACAACTGTACTGAGAAATGTTTTTGACACTCATCACCCTCCTGCAAACTTAGCAGCTGATCTTAATGCCTGTTATTCTATCCTTACCAACCTTTCACGCAGACGAATTCTCAATGGCCACCAGTGGGACAAGCTCTTTCCTGTTGGTGGAGCTTCCCCTGACTCCAACACGTTTGATATCACTCTGCTGTTCCTCCTTCTGACCAACATTTGTGGACTTACCCCTCCCCACACTGGATGGCATTGCAAGCCGCCCCCAAGTGACACTTCTCGTGAGGCAAACCTTGCTCGAATTAAGTTTTTTCGTAATCAGTTGTATGGGCACATCACAACCACTGGTGTCGATGAACTGATGTTCAATGCTCTGTGGCAGGAAATCAGTGCTGTTCTAGTGTCTCTTGGGTTAAGTCAGGCAGAGATTGATCGATTGAAGGCAGAGCGATGTGGAGAGGAGGATTATCTTAACGCATTACGAGACTGGGCAGAGAGTGAAGCGGATCTCAAGACTCAACTTAATGAGGTGCGTCAACTTCAGAACACAGTCCAAGAGAGTGTCAAGGAAAACAAATCCATCCTTAAAGACTTAAGAATCCAGCAGTCAACAACCCAAGAGACTGTTGAGAAAGTCTATTCCAGACTTGAAAACTTGCAAATTTCTCAGAACACAACCCAAGAAGGTGTCAAGGACAGCAGTTCCAGGTTTCACGACATACATCAAGTTGTTACGGAAACTTGTCACGCAAAACACAACACCAATCAGGAGGACAATATCCTTAAGAAACTTGCAAAGGTCGACACCCAACGTGATGTTAGAGATTATACAAAGAGATACTTAGAAGGAACCCGTGAGTCTTTGTTTGCTAAAATCAGCACCTGGTTGGATGATGCAAGTTCTCCAAATCGTGTCTTGGTGCTCAGCGGAAATGCAGGGATGGGGAAATCTGTCATCGCTGCTGAGATGTGTAAAAGAATGCACGAAGCTGGCAGATTGGCGGGAAGCCATTTTTGTCACCATGACAGAGCACGCCACAGGAACCCCAAGGTGATGATGCAGTCTTTAGCCTGTCACCTGTCATGCTATCTTCCAGAGTACAAGAGAGCCCTTGTGGAACAGTTATCTGGAAATCTGGGTGTAGAGATCAACGACATGGAAGTGAGCGATCTGTTTGATTTGCTTTTTTCAGAACCTCTGAACAAAGTAGCAGATCCAGGTCGTACATCTCTTGTGGTAATAGATGCTGTAGACGAAAGTGAATACCAAGGACGAAATGATCTTCTTGACGTGATTGCCAACTTGTTTAAGAGTTTACCACTTTGGCTTCGATTTTTGGTGACAACGCGACCCGAAGTTAACATTTGGAACAGCCTCAAAGATTTGCAACCACTGCTACTCGAGCCAAAAGATGAAGAGAACTTGAAGGTCATTCGTTTTTACTTTGAACATAGTCTAAGCGATTTACTGGAATTTGAAAGGCGGGAGGTGGTCTTAGATTATCTCGTGCAGAAGTCAGAGGGAGTCTTCCTGTGTGCCAAGTTTTTGGTAGATTTTATAAGGGCCAAGTGTTCAACTCTTCTCACCTTGGAACAACTGGACAAGACCCTTCCGGCGGGCATTGCGTGTGTTTACCAGTCATATTTCCAACGGCTCGAACAAGCTATGTGTAAGGAAGTAAACATAACTGAAGAGCAATTTCTGTGTTTCCTGGGTGCGATTGCAGCTGCCAGGGAACCACTGCCATTGGGTTTTGTTCCTAAATTGTTGTGCACGAACATGTCGTCCTCGATTGTTGTGCGAAAGGCGAGCAAAGCCATTGCCATTGTGTCATCACTTCTTCCTGTTCACGAAGACCGCATTCATGTCTTTCATAAATCAGTCAAGGACTGGTTGACAGACAAGTCACGCTACGGGCAGCACTGTTTCAGTGTGGAGGAAATGGAAGGCCATAAGATCCTTTCTACTCTTTGTTCTAACGAGTTTGACGAGTTAAAGAGCAGTTGTATTGGTAACTTACAATCCTTCACTGACACTTCAAGGTATGCCTTGGAACATGGTGTTCAGCACATGTTACAGTTAGACCAGGACATGAAATCTTGTAGCCTTGAACAAAGGGCCGGAAAATATGTGTCAGACCTAGAGCTTTTGTACGCAAAGCTTTGTGTGAACCTGCCAGGAGCCACGGAAGATATCGTTGGTGTAATGAAGCAGGGTGGTTTGAAGACGATATCTGCCGAGTGTTGTGACACCCTTTCTTCtttattgtttcttttaaaGAAGCACCGCGTAACCTTGCAGGAATATCCCTTTACTATTTTTCAGTGTTCGTTAAATGAGGGAAGTAGTAAGTTATCTTCTGACTCGTTTCAGCTTCTGGAGACCAAGTATTCCGATAAACCTCACATGGAGTTGTTAAAGAAAAATCACGCCCAAAGAGGTATTCAAGCTCGGTTTGGTTGTGGATCACAAGTGGCTTGTTTGGATGTGTCCCCTAGCTTAGAGTACATGGTGTGTGAATGTCGCGATGGAAGCATTCAGTTTTGGTCACTTGCTTCAGGTAACCTCAAATGGAAACGCTATGTCAAACCAAAACAGTATCATGATTACGTGGTTGGTCCATTTAGAATCATTGTAACTTCGCGTGAATTGGTTGGTTTTTATCGTTCTGTTGTATTTCATCCTATCAAGGATGTCATTTTGCCAGGAGTGCTAAACACTGCTTACTCCTTTAATGGAGACTTGAAGCCGCTTTTTCCTACCAGTAAGTGCAGTTTTTCTGTCTGTTCTATTTGCGGCGACGAGATGTTAACTGATTGTCCCGACGATGCAAAATGTCTTATGATGTGGAATCTAAACGATGGTAGGGAGATTGATCGTGTCTACAGagaaaaagacattttttcttttgcaatgtCCCAAGATGGAAAGCTCGTGGCAATGTCCCATTCACCGGGCTCTATTTGTTTAGTTGAGCGGGAAAATGGTTTTTCGACTCTAGCAGAGGTACCTTTAATGCGCGGTTTTGGAATGATTAGTTTTTCACCAGACAGTCGATTTCTTTTGTGTTCAAGTGGGTTCTTTTCGCTCCGCCAAATATTTCGTTTAAGCATGACTGACGGGCCCGAGCTACTCTGTTTGATTCGCCCTGAGGGTCCTTGGAGAAATTCATTTGAGTTAGAACCCCATAGAATCGGTGGCTTTTTGTTGGGCGATCCTCCGAGTATAGTTCCGGGCTTTTATTACGATGTAGTGCTTAACAGCAAATCTCTTTTAAGGAACCACATGCGTGAAGGTTACATTGAACTAGTTTATCGGAATGCACCAACGAAGAGCACAGACTTCGGACTTGTCAGATGTCTCCGACTTTCGTTAACCGGTGAGAGTGTTTATGCGCTATTTTGGGTTGGACGGAGCAGATGGCGAATTTTAGCTTGGGACGTTTTAAATGGGGAACTTAAAGGACAGAAAGATTTTGAGAGTGACAATGTCTATGATTTTGTAACTTTAAAAGAAtgcatttttatttcaactaaTACCACACTTGAAGTTTGGAACTTGGATTTGTCAGTCTGCACGCGACGATGGAGGTTTGCGGCAGATACTATCTTTCCTATTTCAGATGATCAGGTGGCATGCATAACACATAAAACGCGACAAGGGATCATTTTGAATACTGTTGGTGGAGATAATGTGGTAACATTTATATTTCCTCCTGGTAGGTTGATTGCTTGCTACGGGGACCTCCAGCTGTTTGCCTCGCCTGGAATGGATGAAGAGTTCATTGAAATGAGGCAATTGGGTAAAACCGAACCACTGTGGCGTGCACTCCAGGGTGCCCGTTTGTCACGTTTGAAGGGATCATTTTCCCCCAAGGGTCAATTTATTGCTGTTTTTGTCATGCCCAACACCTACATTCTCGATGCATGTTCAGGTAATGTGCGCCTccaatttggtgatttcaccaCTTGCGATTGTGAATTCGTCGGTGACGAGGAGTGTATTTTTGTGAAATCCGTTCAGCCAATTGGCGGACGCCTTGAGCTGTTCAACGTAAGGTCTGGAGATCTACTCGGTGTAATGGATGTCGAATCGAACGTTTCCTATGGGCCTTGTCCTTTAGCAACTAGTCCTAGATTGGGTCTCATTGCCATTTGTtcaagggcgcagctcaacttggaaattatcaaggtaaaacaCCCGAGAGAGGAGACACTCATTACGGAGACAGAAAG GTTGGAGCTTCAGGAGTGA